The Martelella endophytica genome contains the following window.
GACAGCGAGAGCGAAGGCTACGCAGACGCCGTCTTCTGGGACGATTCCGGCGCCCATCTGGACTTCACCAATCCCGCCGCCGTGGCGTGGTGGAAGGACGGCGTGACCACGCAGCTTCTTGAACGCGGCATCGCCTGCACCTGGAACGACAACAATGAATATGAAATCTGGGACGACGGCGCCCGGTGCCACGGCTTCGGCCGCGAAATTCCGATCGCCCTGATCCGGCCGCTGCATTCCATGCTGATGAGCCGGGCGTCCCGCGACGCCCAGCAGGCATTCGCGCCTGAGAGCCGCCCCTATCTCATTTCCAGGGCCGGATGCCCCGGCATCCAGCGCTACGCCCAGACATGGACCGGCGACAACTACACCCGCTGGGAAACCCTGCGCTACAATATCCGCATGGGCCTCGGGCTCTCGCTGTCCGGCATCTATAATATAGGTCACGATGTCGGCGGTTTTTCCGGTCCGAAGCCCGAGCCGGAGCTGTTCGTGCGCTGGGTCCAGAACGGCATCTTCCATCCCCGTTTCACCATTCACTCATGGAACGACGACGGAACCGCGAACGAGCCGTGGATGTACCCGGACGTCCTGCCGCTGATCCGGCAGGCGATCAGGTTGCGCTACCGGCTGCTGCCCTATCTCTACACCCAGACCTGGATGGCGACGTGCGCGCACGAGCCGATCCTGCGCCCGACCTTCCTCGATCATCCCGACGATCAGCGCACCTACGACGAAACCGACGACTTCATGCTCGGAAGAGACATTCTGGTTGCCAATGTCGTCGACAAGGCGGCCACCGAACGGGACGTCTACCTGCCCGAAAACGCCACCGGGTGGTGGGACGCGCGAAGCGGTCAGTATCACGCGCCGGGCACGTCCGTGACCGTTCCGGTCGCGCTTGACAGCATTCCCCTGTTCATTCGCGCCGGCGCGGTCATTCCCCTCTGCGACGAAACCTCCCGTGCTCATGAGGATGCCGACCGCGGCAGAACGATCGCGCTGTTTCCGGTGCCTGATCGGTTCGAGAGCGAACGCGTTCATTACGACGATGACGGGCAAACGACCGGATGGCAGTCCCCCGAGGCCCATGCGATCACCACGTTCCGGTTTTCCGGCGACGGGGATGCACTCTCCCTTTCCCGTGCGGTTTCGGGTCAATATCAGCCCGGCTTCCGGCACCATCATGTATGGCTGCCGCAAGCAGAGACACGGCGACTGCGCTGCAATGGCTTCGACGCGACGCCCGGGCAGGCGCCGCGCGATGAACTCTCCGGATATCTGGGCTGACGCGCGCCGCACACGCCGATGTGGCTGGCGACAGGGATATAGCCACGCGTGACGTCCAGCGTTTCCTCCTAATCCTGGACTATTGCAGCAATTTGGCTCTCTATCCCGCCATTGAGCCCTGTTTCCGCGACCAGCAGCCCCCGTTCCCGGCTGTCTGGGGCAAGCACGATCCGGCCTCCATAACGCCGGCCGCTGGGCGCTTCATCCGCGATTTCCCAGACGCGAAAATCCATCTTGTTGACGGGGCCATTTCGCCCCGGAAGCCAACCACGCAGAAATCGCGGGTTATGGGCGCGACGTTCCGGGGTCGTTCGACCTTGGCGTTACGCGGGAACAGGGCGTATTACGCCGTTAACGCATTTCGCCAAGGCGCTTCCGTCCGGTCTTTTCGCTCCACTCGGCCCATGTTTTGTCGATGAGCGCCGGATCGGCGACGGCCTTGAGGCCGGTGGCGGCGATGGTTTTGGCGGCGTGCACGAAGGCCTTGTGGGCGGCCGGGCTCTTGCCTTGGGCGACCACCTGCCAGGTGTGGGGATTGGTGCCGATTGCCCAGGCCGGCGTCCAGCACTGCGCGGTTGGAATAACCCAGCTGACATCACCGACATCGGTGGAACCGGCGCGGAAATGCGACTTGCCCTCAAAGGCCCTCAGCCCCCGGTGGAGAGGCTGAGACCCGTCGACCCGGCTGTTGGAAAGCGCATCCTCCCGAACCTGATAGAGCCGGACGCTGCTGTCGATCGCCTCCTGCGAAAACGTCGCCTGAATGTCCTTCGCGAAAGCCTCGTCGGCCTCATCGAAGGGCACGGGCCCGAGCGCCGTCATCTGCTCGTGCATCGCCGTTTCGAGCGTGATGTTGGGCAGCAGGCTGTTGGTCGCCTTGCCGAGCCCCAGCTCGACGCTGGTCTCCGTCATCATGGCGGCACCTTCGGCAATCTTCTTCACCCGTTCGGCGAGCGCCCGCGCGCCGCCGATTTCCGGAGCTCTGATCATGTAGCGGCCGGCCGCGTGCGCCTGCACGACGTTGGCCGCGACGCCGCCGGTCTCGGTGATCGCGTAATGGATCCGGCAATCGGACGGGATATGCTCGCGCAGGAAATTGATACCGATATTGGTGAGCTCCAGCGCATCGAGCGCGGAACGGCCGAGATGGGCGGCGTTGGAGGCGTGGGCGGCCACGCCCTTGAAGCGGATATCGTATTCGATGACGGCGAGATTATTGGTGGAGCGCACGCCATTGAAGGGCGCGGGATGCCAGGTCAGCGCGAGATCGACATCGTCGAACACGCCGGCCTCGGCCATGATCGTCTTGGCGCCGCCGCCCTCTTCCGCCGGGCAGCCATAATAGCGCACGGTCGCGGCAACGCCGTTCTTTTCCAGATGTCGGGCAAGCCCCACCGCCGCCAGAAGCGAGCCCGCGCCAAGCAGGTTGTGGCCGCAGCCATGGCCGCTTGCGCCCGGATTGTCGGATTTTTCCTCGGCGATACCGGCGACCTGGTTCATGCCGGCCAGCGCATCAAATTCGCCGAGGATCGCGATCACCGGCCTGCCGCCGCCATACTCCCCGCAAAAGGCAGTCTCGATGCCGGCGACGCCGCGCGTGACGGAAAACCCGTATTTCTCCAGAAGTGCGGCCTGGAGCTTCGCCGATTCGAATTCCTCGAATTTCAGTTCGGCAAGCTCCCATATCCGGTCGGAGAGTTCGATGAATTCCGGCTTCAATGCCTCGATTTCATTCGCGAGTTGTTCGATCGCCTGCTGCGTCATGGGGAGGTCCTGTTTGCTGCCGCGGCAGCGGGTCTGGGGTCATGAAAGGTCGCGCGGCCCATGTCGACGGGCCGCGGGATAAGGGTGTTTGAGGAGAAACGCCGCGCCGCAGATGCAGCGCGGCGACGAGCCGGTCAGTCGACCGAGACTTCCCATACGCGGGGATTGCCCTGCCATACGGGGGAGCCTTCAAGGCTCGCGGTCGCGGCCCAGATGTCGACCATGTCGTACATGAACAGGCCCGGCATATCCTCAAGCATCAGCGTGTGGAAATCGTCGAAGATCTGCTGGCGCATTTCCTGATCGGTTTCGCGATAGGCGGCGTCGAGCAGTTCTACGGCCTCCGGATTCTCCCACATCAGCGAGGTGTTCTCATCCTTGTCGCCGACATAGAAGCTCATCATCAGCGCCGGGTCGAGACGCGGCGAGACCGACTGCGAGATCACCTGGTAATTGCCCGAACGGCGGCGTTCAACCTGGGTGGCGTAGTCGAGCACCTCGATCTGAACGTTGAGGCCGGCCTGCTGCATCATCGCCTGGGCAATGATTGCCGCCGGATAGCTTGGCACATTGCCGCGACGGTTGGCGATGATCGAGATCGGCTCGCCGTTATAGCCGGCGTCCTGCAGCCCCTTCTTCGCAGCCTCGATATCGTAGGGCAGGCACTCTTGCTGGGTCTCGCTGTAATAGATCGAGTTGGTCGCGATCATCGAGCAGTTGGGCGTGCCGGTTCCGTTGGAGGCGGCGGCAACAAGCTGCGGCAGATCGAGCGCCATGGCCATGGCGCGGCGAACGCCCGGATTGGACAGAACCGGATCGCGGGTCTGCATGTAGAACAGGTTCTTGCCGTTGTTGACGGCGACGATGAGCTTGCTGTCATCGCGATCCTCGAATTCCGGCATCAGGTCCGGCGAGACTTCGGCGAGATCGAGCGCGCCGGACTGGATGCCGGCCTTCACCGTCGAGGCATCCGGAACCACCATGAACTTGACGCCATCGGCGAGCGGGTTCTTGGCCCCGACCGTGCCGTCCGGTTCGCCGTCGTTCGGCGGCGAGACATAGGCGTCATTCTTGGCGAGATGGACATATTCGCCCTTCTTCCACTCGTCCCACTTGAACGGGCCCGTGCCGATCGGCGCGACGAAGCTGCCGTCCTCGCCCACGGATTTCGGCGAGATGATGCCGGTGAAGCCGCATTCCGGGCGGGCCATCAGGCCGAGGAAGACCGCCGAGGGCTCGGCAATCGTCATCGTCACGGTCGCATCATCGACCTTCTCGACGCCGGTCAGCTTGACCACGCGGCTGCCGTCGAAATCCGGCAGGCAGCGCCACTTGCTGTCGGCGTCCATGTAGCGGTTCATGGACCAGACCACGTCGTCGGCGGTCATCTTGTCGCCATTGTGGAAGGTGACGTCATCGCGCAGCGTGAAGGTATAGGTCAGCGCGTCATCGGACATCGAGACCGACTTTGCGAGAAGCGGCTTAACCGCGCCATCCTCGGTATAGCCGACCAGACCTTCGAGAATGTGCATCATGATCGCGTCGGTATTGCCGTCACGATTGACGCCCGGATCGTTGGAGCGGAGGTCGGAAGAGAGCGCGACGACGATATCGCGCGCGGCCGCCGTCTGGGTAAGCGCCGCCAGCATCACGCCGGCCAGGAGTAGTTTCTTCATGTTTATCCCTCTTTGGTTCTGTTTTCAGGCCTTCAAAGTCCGGTGAAACAGGCGCGGGCGAGCCGGCCGATCGTCTCGAGTGCCACCGTATAGCCGGGAAGCCCGTCCGGCATGGTGAGCGGTACCCCGTCCGTGTAGGCGGCGAGGATGAAGAGCGGCGCGCCGTCGCGATAGACGATGCCCGCATCCATGCGTCCGCGCTTTCCCCTTCCACCCTTGCTGGCGATCACCGTGTCGAAGGGAAGGCGCGCGTGAATTCCGTAGCGCAGGACCTGCGATTTCAGCATTTTCAGCGCGAAGGCCGACAGCTCCTGCGAGATGCCGAGCCGCGCCGAGGCCGCGGCATCGGTCTGGGCGGCCAGGATCATGTCGAGCAGCATCACCTGGTCGGCGGCCGTCGTCACCGTCACCGCGTCGAGCGGATGGTCGTGGGGCAGCGCGATCGGCGGGATCAGGAAGCGGTGATGGGTGCCGGTCATGCCGATTGCCGCGCAATAGGCCTGGACCTCTTCCAGCGTCAGCCGTTCGAACACCATATGGGTGCAAACATTGTCGGAAAGCGTGATCATGCCGGCAATCGCATCGCGCAGCGACAGCACCATGCCGGGCGTCATGTGGCGCAGCACGCCGCTTGCCACCTGTTCGGCGTGGCGCGGCTCATAGACGATCTTCTCGTCGAAGCTGAGCCGCCCCTCCCCGATCGCCTGCAGCGCGGCCATCATGATCGAGATCTTGCGGGTCGAGGCCGACGGGGTCTCCTCGGTCGCGCCGCGCTCGATGGTTTCGCCTGTCAGCAGGTTCTTGACCTTGAAGCGGACGGTGAAATCCTGCGCATCGCAGATTTTGGCGAGTTCGGCGGCCGTCGCTTCGGTCTTTTCGGTTGTGTCAGTCATCGTGTTCCTCCAGACGCCATTTGAGCTTCACGCCACCGCTCTCGTTGAAATCGAGGGCCGGAATGGCCGAAAGCAGACGTTGCGTATAGGCATGCTGCGGCCGGTCGAAGATCTCGTCGCGCGGGCCTTCCTCGACGATTCTACCGTGCTGCATCACGATCACCCGGTCGGCAATCTGCTCGACCACGGAAAGGTCGTGGCTGATGAACAGGCAGGAAAAGCCGTGCTTCTTCTGCAGGTCGGCGAACAGCGCCAGCACTTGCGCCCTGACCGTCACGTCGAGCGCGGACACCGGCTCGTCGGCGATCAGCAGTTTCGGCTCGCGCACAACGGCACGGGCGATTGCAACGCGCTGGCGCTGGCCGCCGGAGAGCTCGTGCGGCAGGCGGTCGGCGAATTCGCCGGGCAGGCCCACTTCGGCAAGGGTCGCGAGCGCCCGCCTGCGCCGTTCGGCGGAGCTCAGCCCCGGCATGGTGCGCAGTGCCTCTTCGACGAGCTTCACAATGGTCATGCGCGGGTCGAGCGAGGAATACGGGTCCTGAAACACCATCTGGCAATTCTGCCGATAGTGCGCCCAGTCCTGTTCCCGCGGCTTGCCGTTGAACAGGATATCGCCCTCAGTCTGGTGAATGAGGCCGGCGATGGTGCGGCCGAGCGTGGTCTTGCCGGAACCCGAGCCGCCGACCAGCGCCACCACCTCGCCCTGGCGGATATCGACCGAGACCCCGTGTAGCGCACGCTTGGCCTGCCCCTTGCGAAACAGCGCACCGGCCTTGTGGTAGTCGACGATCACGTTTTCGACGGAAAGCACCGGCGTATCGTCCGGCGGGAATGTCCGCGTTTCACCGCGCCCCGGCAGCGACGACAGCAGCTTGCGGGTATAGGCATGTTGCGGGTTGGTCAGGATGTCGTCGGTGGTGCCGGTCTCGACGACGACGCCCTTTTCCATCACCGCGATCCGGCTGGTATAGCGCGCGACCATCGGCAGGTCGTGGCTGATCAGCAGAACCGCCGTACCTTCGGCGCGAGTCAACTCTACCATCAGCTCCATCACGTCGCGCTGGATCACCGCGTCGAGCGCCGTGGTCGGCTCGTCGGCGATCAGCAGCGCCGGCTTCAGCAGCATCACCGAGGCCAGCATGATGCGCTGGCGCATGCCGCCGGAAAACTCGTGCGGATAGGCTGACAGCGCGCCCTTCGGATCGACGATGCCGACCCTTTCCAGCATGGCAAGGATCGCATCCCGGCGTTTTTCTCGGGAAAGCCCGGTATGGAGCTTCAGCCCCTCTTCCAGCTGCCGCCCGATGGTCATCGACGGGTTGAGCGAGGTCATCGGCTCCTGGAACACCATGCCGATCCGCGCGCCGCGCAGCGATCGAAGATCACGCGGGCTCATGGTCAGCGTATCGCGGCCCTCGAACACCGTCTCGCCGCTCACGGGCGTGATGCCGGCGGGCAGAAGCGACATCAGCGCGCGGGTCGCCAGCGTCTTGCCGGAGCCGGATTCGCCGACAATGCCGAAGATCTCGCCGGGACGGACATCGAAAGAGACATTGTCGACGAGCTTGACGCCATTGCCGAGGGAAAGCGTCAGCTCGCGAACGGAAAGGAGAATATCCTTCATCATTTCAGCCCCCTCATGCGCGGGTCGAGCCGGTCGCGCAACGCGTCGCCCAGAAGATTGATGCCGAGCAGCGTGAGCGCGATGCAGAGGCCGGGGAAAACGCCGAGCCAGACGGCCTGCTCGATGAACGGCCGGCCGGCGGCCAGCATGTTCCCCCAGGTGGGCGCCGGCGGCGGCACGCCGAGGCCGAGGAAGGAGAGCGCGCTTTCCGAAAGAATGGCCCAGCCGAACATGGTGGTCGCCAGCACCGACATCGGGGCCAGGCAATTGGGCAAGATATGGCGGAACACCGTGTAGAACTCGCTATTGCCCATCAGCTTAGAGGCTTCGATGAATTCCGCTTCGCGCAGCGTCAGCACCACGCCGCGCACCAGCCGCGCCATCGACGGCGTGTAGGCAATGCCGAGCGCGAAGATGATGCCGTACTGGTTGGCCCCGAAAACGGCGAGCAGGCCGAGCGCCAACAGGATACCCGGAAAGGCGAGCAGCGCATTGTTGACGGCCATGATCAGCCCGTCGGTGAGGCCGCGCGTATAGCCGCTGACGAGGCCGATCAGCGTGCCCATGACAATGGTGAAGGTGACGGTGAGCGTGCCGATCCACACGCTGGCGCCGGCGCCGACCATGATCCGGCTGAGCACGTCGCGGCCGAATTCGTCGGTGCCCATCCAATGGGCAAAGCTCGGCGGCTTCAGCCGGGCGACGAAATCGAGTTTGAGCGGGTCGTAGGGCGTCCAGAACGCGCCGAGAAGCGCGACAACGAGCAGGAGACCGATCAGGAAACCGCCGATCGCGGCATTATAGGAAAGTTTTCTCATTGTGCCGTCACCCGGGGATCGAACAGCGGATAGAACAGGTCGATGATCAGGTTGACGACGACATAGGAGAGCGCGACGAACAGCAGGCAGCCCTGAATGACCGGGTAATCACGCTGGAAAATGCTGTCGACCATCAGCCGGCCGAGCCCGGGGATCGAGAACACGGTCTCGATCACCGCAATGCCGCCGAGCAGGTTGCCGAGGATCAGGCCGATCATCGTCCAGGTCGGGCCGAAGGCGTTCTTGAAGGCGTGACGCCATAGAACGGCCATTTCGGAAAGCCCCTTGGCGCGGGCATGGGTGATGTAATCGAGGCGCAGGACTTCGAGCGTCGAGGCGCGGGACATGCGCAGCAGTACGCCCATCTCATGCATCACAAGCGTGGCGACCGGCAGGATGATATAGATCAGCCCCTCGGTGAGATTGTCGCGCAGCGACACGTAGCCGAGCACCGGAAGCCAGCCAAGCTCGAGACCGAACAGCAGGAGAAGCAGAAGGCCGAGCCAGAAGGTCGGGATCGAAAGAAGCAGCGTCGCCGTTCCGACAAGCGCGAGGTCCGTCACCGAATTCTGCCGCCACGCCGCGATAATGCCCGCGGGCACGGCCAGAATGGCGGCCAGCACCACCGCGATCAGCACGATCTCGCCGCTGATGACGAAGCGCGCGGCGACCAGCGGCAACACCGGCTCGTCATTGATGATCGAGCGGCCAAGATCGCCGGAGAGCGCGTTCTCGCTCCAGATCAGAAATTGCTGCGGCAGCGGTTTGTCGAGGCCAAGCTCGGTCTCGAGCGCGGCGATCTGTCGGTCATCGGCCATTTCGCCGAGCAACAGTTCCGCCGGATTGCCGGGAATGAGACGGATCAGGCCGAACACCGTGATCGATACGATGATCACCGTCGGTATCGCCATCGCGACGCGATGGAGGAAAAATCTGAGCATCAGAACCCCTCTGAGCCCTGCCCTTGCGGCGGCAGGTTTGTTTATTGTCAAAAGTATGACGAAGCGAAAAAGATACCGCAACACTATGATAATCTTCATAGGAATATGCAGTCGTGCTCACCGTCCAAGGACATGTTTCATCAGGGAAACCGGCAAAGGGGCCGGTCTACTCGTCCACCTGAGAGCGTTCGATCTGGCGCTTCAAAGCCGCCATCAGCCCCTTCGCGGCAAGCGACATCGGTACGCCCTCGGCAGTCGCGATCCCGAAGCGCTGCGTCAGCCTGGGCTCGAACGGCCGTTGCACCACGGGCAGGTGCTTGTAGAGATTGGCGTAGAAACTGCTCGCAAGCGCAATCCCCAACCCCTCGGCGGCATAGGCGCAGGCGGAGGAGTTGGAATGCGTTTCGATGCGCACGTCGGCACGCACGGCCTCGTTCTGCAACAGCCGGTCGAGCATCACCCGATGGGCGCGCAGCCGGCCGAGCATGATCAGCGGTTCGCCGCGCAGATCCTCCGGCCGGATGACGTCGCGGGCAGCGAGCGGGTGGTCCCGTTGCATGACGGCCACGCTTCGCCCCTCGGCAACGATCTCGAGCCGGATGCCGGGACTGATTTCGCCCTCGTGGCGCAGGAAGCCGAAATCGATCACACGCTGGTCGATCATCCGCTGAATGGTCATGGTTGTCTCGAAAAAGGTCTCGACCCTGACGCCGGGAAAACCCTCGCGATAATCCTTCAGCATGGCGGGCGCGAAATTTTCCCACATGCTGCTCGGCAGGCCGATGCGCACCGCCTCGGTTTCCGACGCGCCGGTGCGGATCTCATCGGCAAGCTGGCTGAAGCGGGCCAGGTTCAGCAAAACGGTCTTCGCCTCCGCCTCCAGCGTGCGCGCCTCCGGCGTCGGCACCAGCCTTCCCTTGACGCGCTGAAACAGCGTCAGATTGAGATCGGATTCCAGGTGCTGGATCATGCGGCTGACGCCCGACTGGCTGAGCCCTGTGCTCTTGGCAGCCCCCATCGTAGAGCCCGTCGAAAGCACCGCGCGGAAAACTTCGAGCTGTTTTATATTCATGGCATCCGTCGCTGCTTGCATTGCGCTACTATCAAGCGTTACGCCATCTTCTCGGTCCTGTCGCGCACCATTTCCGTTGCTGGCTTAACGCGGCCACCGTCGATCTCAAGTCGCCAATCGGTTTCTGTTATCCTGAATAACCCCGGGAACTGTAGACACCTTACGGCTACCGCAAACTGCATGATAACCTGCTGGATCAGCGGGAGACGTGCTGCCCGAAGGCCTCACTTCGAAGTGATTTGCCTACCTTGCCGCAATTGCTATCTGGCCCGATGAATGTCGTTTCGTCCTAGGAGGAACAAGCCCTTCCGGGGTGAGTTCATTCCTGTTCGGCAGAGCCTGCAAGAAACCGAGCCTCGAATTCGCCGGCCGGAACGGGATGGCCGAACAGATAGCCCTGCACCTCGCCGCAGCCGTGCTTGCGCAGAAGCGCTAGCTGCGAGTTGGTCTCGACCCCTTCCGCGATTACCTCCATCCCGAAGCTCCGTCCAAGATAGAGGATTGCTCTGACCACGGCCTCGTCTTCCGGGTCGCTGTCCACATCACGTACAAATGTGCGGTCAATCTTGAGGCGCGATACCGGGTAGCGCTTTAGAAAGCTGAGGGAAGCGAAGCCCGTGCCATAATCGTCAAAGGCGAGGCCGACACCAAGCGTCCTGAGAGCGTTCAGAAGCCTCAGTGTATCGCGGTCGTTATGGAGCAGGATGTTTTCGACGAGTTCCAGTTCAAGCGCCTCCGCGGGTAGGTCGGCTTCTGAAAGGATGGCCCTGACGTTCTCGAGAAGATTTCCTTGCCGGAATTGGACTTCAAACAGGTTTACGCCGATTTTGAAACCCGTTTGCCTCTCGCGCCACTTCGCCGCCTGGCGGCAAGCTGTGCGCAGGATCCAGTCTCCGATCTCCGGGGCTGTCTGTTTCTGACCGAGAATGTCGATGAAAGAGGCCGGGCTCAGAAGGCCTCTCTCCGGGTGGTTCCAGCGGATAAGCGCTTCTGCTCCAGTCAGTCGGAGAGAATCCGCTGAGAACTGCGGCTGATAGAAAAGTTCGAACTCCTGCCTGATGAAAGCGCGTCTGAGCTCCTCTTCAAATGCTCGTCGCGCCACCGCAACGTCCCTGAGCGCCGGTTCGAAGATTTTAAACTGGCCTTTGCCCGCTGCCTTTGCGCGATACAGTGCAAGATCTGCGGCACCCATGAGTTCGTCGGGGCACTGGCTGTGGCGGGGCGCAAAAGCGATACCGATACTCACCCCGATTTCTGCCTTCTGCCCAGAAAACGCATATGGTTCGCAAATGGCTGACAGGATTTGCGCTGCGATCATCCGAGCATGGCGATCCTCGCTGCCATCGTAGAGGATGACAAATTCATCGCCGCCAAGCCTGGCGACCATTTTTGCATCGCTGCAGGTCGACAACAGCCGCGCGGCGACCTCCTTGAGCACAGCGTCGCCGACAGAATGTCCGTGTGTATCGTTGGTTTCCTTGAAACGATCGAGG
Protein-coding sequences here:
- a CDS encoding glycoside hydrolase family 31 protein, with translation MRTLKNWKLAEQNDHAVRLIVDDRHSLDISVLEETLFRVALRKDGTWRLDRTWSIAPTEDVPAEGRSRDDLAGFSRPRAEVKIDTDACRLTIATATLRVTVERPLTLRWEHRTAEGNWALVAEERPTGAYMLGIGDHRNSHFLLRKPGERVYGLGEKAGDLERSGRRFEMRNLDAMGYDARTTDPLYKHLPVTFTVTPEAGAFSLFYDNLSSCWFDIGNEFDNYHKPFRAYRATDGDLDYYFAWATKLLDLVRNHTRLTGGTAFMPRWALGYSGSTMAYTDRPNAQQELEGFLAQLAEYDIPCDSFQMSSGYTSIDGKRYVFNWNEDKFPDVEGMTRHYAAADVTLIANIKPALLQDHPRFREALEAGLFIRDSESEGYADAVFWDDSGAHLDFTNPAAVAWWKDGVTTQLLERGIACTWNDNNEYEIWDDGARCHGFGREIPIALIRPLHSMLMSRASRDAQQAFAPESRPYLISRAGCPGIQRYAQTWTGDNYTRWETLRYNIRMGLGLSLSGIYNIGHDVGGFSGPKPEPELFVRWVQNGIFHPRFTIHSWNDDGTANEPWMYPDVLPLIRQAIRLRYRLLPYLYTQTWMATCAHEPILRPTFLDHPDDQRTYDETDDFMLGRDILVANVVDKAATERDVYLPENATGWWDARSGQYHAPGTSVTVPVALDSIPLFIRAGAVIPLCDETSRAHEDADRGRTIALFPVPDRFESERVHYDDDGQTTGWQSPEAHAITTFRFSGDGDALSLSRAVSGQYQPGFRHHHVWLPQAETRRLRCNGFDATPGQAPRDELSGYLG
- a CDS encoding M20 family metallopeptidase, whose product is MTQQAIEQLANEIEALKPEFIELSDRIWELAELKFEEFESAKLQAALLEKYGFSVTRGVAGIETAFCGEYGGGRPVIAILGEFDALAGMNQVAGIAEEKSDNPGASGHGCGHNLLGAGSLLAAVGLARHLEKNGVAATVRYYGCPAEEGGGAKTIMAEAGVFDDVDLALTWHPAPFNGVRSTNNLAVIEYDIRFKGVAAHASNAAHLGRSALDALELTNIGINFLREHIPSDCRIHYAITETGGVAANVVQAHAAGRYMIRAPEIGGARALAERVKKIAEGAAMMTETSVELGLGKATNSLLPNITLETAMHEQMTALGPVPFDEADEAFAKDIQATFSQEAIDSSVRLYQVREDALSNSRVDGSQPLHRGLRAFEGKSHFRAGSTDVGDVSWVIPTAQCWTPAWAIGTNPHTWQVVAQGKSPAAHKAFVHAAKTIAATGLKAVADPALIDKTWAEWSEKTGRKRLGEMR
- a CDS encoding ABC transporter substrate-binding protein; amino-acid sequence: MKKLLLAGVMLAALTQTAAARDIVVALSSDLRSNDPGVNRDGNTDAIMMHILEGLVGYTEDGAVKPLLAKSVSMSDDALTYTFTLRDDVTFHNGDKMTADDVVWSMNRYMDADSKWRCLPDFDGSRVVKLTGVEKVDDATVTMTIAEPSAVFLGLMARPECGFTGIISPKSVGEDGSFVAPIGTGPFKWDEWKKGEYVHLAKNDAYVSPPNDGEPDGTVGAKNPLADGVKFMVVPDASTVKAGIQSGALDLAEVSPDLMPEFEDRDDSKLIVAVNNGKNLFYMQTRDPVLSNPGVRRAMAMALDLPQLVAAASNGTGTPNCSMIATNSIYYSETQQECLPYDIEAAKKGLQDAGYNGEPISIIANRRGNVPSYPAAIIAQAMMQQAGLNVQIEVLDYATQVERRRSGNYQVISQSVSPRLDPALMMSFYVGDKDENTSLMWENPEAVELLDAAYRETDQEMRQQIFDDFHTLMLEDMPGLFMYDMVDIWAATASLEGSPVWQGNPRVWEVSVD
- a CDS encoding serine hydrolase, with amino-acid sequence MTDTTEKTEATAAELAKICDAQDFTVRFKVKNLLTGETIERGATEETPSASTRKISIMMAALQAIGEGRLSFDEKIVYEPRHAEQVASGVLRHMTPGMVLSLRDAIAGMITLSDNVCTHMVFERLTLEEVQAYCAAIGMTGTHHRFLIPPIALPHDHPLDAVTVTTAADQVMLLDMILAAQTDAAASARLGISQELSAFALKMLKSQVLRYGIHARLPFDTVIASKGGRGKRGRMDAGIVYRDGAPLFILAAYTDGVPLTMPDGLPGYTVALETIGRLARACFTGL
- a CDS encoding ABC transporter ATP-binding protein encodes the protein MMKDILLSVRELTLSLGNGVKLVDNVSFDVRPGEIFGIVGESGSGKTLATRALMSLLPAGITPVSGETVFEGRDTLTMSPRDLRSLRGARIGMVFQEPMTSLNPSMTIGRQLEEGLKLHTGLSREKRRDAILAMLERVGIVDPKGALSAYPHEFSGGMRQRIMLASVMLLKPALLIADEPTTALDAVIQRDVMELMVELTRAEGTAVLLISHDLPMVARYTSRIAVMEKGVVVETGTTDDILTNPQHAYTRKLLSSLPGRGETRTFPPDDTPVLSVENVIVDYHKAGALFRKGQAKRALHGVSVDIRQGEVVALVGGSGSGKTTLGRTIAGLIHQTEGDILFNGKPREQDWAHYRQNCQMVFQDPYSSLDPRMTIVKLVEEALRTMPGLSSAERRRRALATLAEVGLPGEFADRLPHELSGGQRQRVAIARAVVREPKLLIADEPVSALDVTVRAQVLALFADLQKKHGFSCLFISHDLSVVEQIADRVIVMQHGRIVEEGPRDEIFDRPQHAYTQRLLSAIPALDFNESGGVKLKWRLEEHDD
- a CDS encoding ABC transporter permease, producing the protein MRKLSYNAAIGGFLIGLLLVVALLGAFWTPYDPLKLDFVARLKPPSFAHWMGTDEFGRDVLSRIMVGAGASVWIGTLTVTFTIVMGTLIGLVSGYTRGLTDGLIMAVNNALLAFPGILLALGLLAVFGANQYGIIFALGIAYTPSMARLVRGVVLTLREAEFIEASKLMGNSEFYTVFRHILPNCLAPMSVLATTMFGWAILSESALSFLGLGVPPPAPTWGNMLAAGRPFIEQAVWLGVFPGLCIALTLLGINLLGDALRDRLDPRMRGLK
- a CDS encoding ABC transporter permease, giving the protein MLRFFLHRVAMAIPTVIIVSITVFGLIRLIPGNPAELLLGEMADDRQIAALETELGLDKPLPQQFLIWSENALSGDLGRSIINDEPVLPLVAARFVISGEIVLIAVVLAAILAVPAGIIAAWRQNSVTDLALVGTATLLLSIPTFWLGLLLLLLFGLELGWLPVLGYVSLRDNLTEGLIYIILPVATLVMHEMGVLLRMSRASTLEVLRLDYITHARAKGLSEMAVLWRHAFKNAFGPTWTMIGLILGNLLGGIAVIETVFSIPGLGRLMVDSIFQRDYPVIQGCLLFVALSYVVVNLIIDLFYPLFDPRVTAQ
- a CDS encoding LysR family transcriptional regulator, coding for MNIKQLEVFRAVLSTGSTMGAAKSTGLSQSGVSRMIQHLESDLNLTLFQRVKGRLVPTPEARTLEAEAKTVLLNLARFSQLADEIRTGASETEAVRIGLPSSMWENFAPAMLKDYREGFPGVRVETFFETTMTIQRMIDQRVIDFGFLRHEGEISPGIRLEIVAEGRSVAVMQRDHPLAARDVIRPEDLRGEPLIMLGRLRAHRVMLDRLLQNEAVRADVRIETHSNSSACAYAAEGLGIALASSFYANLYKHLPVVQRPFEPRLTQRFGIATAEGVPMSLAAKGLMAALKRQIERSQVDE